One Formosa agariphila KMM 3901 genomic window, TATGGATGGGCGAGCAGGTAGTTTAGAAGGGCAAGTTGTGGGCGTTGCCGAAAATCATGACGAATTTAATTTACCTATGGATTCTTTAGTGAATCGCGTAATGCATAATTCAGAGTATAAAACCTCAATAACAACTTTATATAATAACGACAGAGTAGAATATAATATAAGACATGCCATAGCATCTTACGTCCGTACATTAAATAGTTTCGATTCTAAATTCGATAAAAATATTAATGGATTAGAGCATTCTCTAACGCAAGAAGAAAAAGACGGATTCAATTTATTTATGGGTAAAGCGGTTTGCGCAACTTGCCATTTTCCACCATTATTTAACGGCACGGTACCTCCAAACTACACCGATACTGAATTAGAGTTATTAGGAGTTCCTGAAAATAACGATACTATTAATGCTATTGTAAGTACAGACTTGGGGCGTTATAATTTTTATAAAACTAAGGAACGGGAACACTTTTTTAAAACACCCACTGTACGTAACATAGAAAAAACGGCGCCTTATATGCATAATGGCGTGTATAATACATTAGAAGAAGTGGTCGATTTTTATAATCGTGGAGGCGGAAAAGGGATTGGTATACAAGAAGAGTATCAAACCTTACCTTTTGATTCTTTAGATTTATCTGAATCGGAACAGGCGAGTTTAGTTGCTTTTATGAAAACACTAACCGATGCCGATTTTAATACTAGGAATGAATAGTATGCGATTTGTAATTCGTCTTAAGCGTATTTAAGTTATAATTCTGTAGGTATAGAGATATTCAAATGGTCAATTTTTGCTTAATTTGGTCTCATATTATATACCATGAATAAACTTAGTAATTCAGTATTATATTTAATGAGCTTTTCGGCTGGTTTAGTAGTTGCAAATTTGTACTACAACCAGCCGTTGCTACATCAAATAGCCGTAGATTTTGGTGTGACAGAATCTCAAGTCAGTCATGTGGCATTGAGCACACAGTTGGGGTATGCCTTTGGTTTATTTTTTATTGTGCCGTTAGGCGATAAATTATCGAACCATAAAATATTACAATTCGATTTTATACTTATGGTCATTTCATTATTAGTGGCCGCTACAGCAGGTTCCCTTTGGGTGCTTATTGTAAGTAGTTTTTTTATCGGTTTCACGTCTTCGTTGCCCCAGCTTTTTGTGCCTATGGCCGCACAGTTAAGCGACGATAAAGGCCGTGGCCGAGCTATTGGTATTGTAATGAGTGGTTTATTAATCGGGATTTTAGGAAGTCGTGTTATTAGTGGTTTTATAGGAGAACAATTTGGTTGGCGAACCATGTATTTTGGGGCGACCGCCTTAATGGTTTTACTCTTTGTTTTACTTCGGTTTAAGTTACCAAGACTAAATCCTGATTTTAAAGGAACTTATAAAGATTTGTTTCAGTCTATTGTATTCTATTTTAAAACCGAACCAGAATTACGCTTGGCATCGCTTCGAGGCGCGTTGTCTTTTGCGGGTTTAAGTGTGTTCTGGACAACTTTAGTTTTCTTAATGGAAGATGAATTTGGGTACGGAAGTACCATTACTGGATTATTCGGATTGTTAGGAATGGTAGGCGCATTGGGTGCAACCGTGGTAGGAAAACTGAATGATAAATTACCAAAGAACCGTATTATTCTATTTTCAACATTACTTTTAATTGTGTCTTGGGGTGTTTTTCTTGTGTCCGGACATTCAATTTTTGGCTTAATTGTGGGTGTGATTTTAGTCGATTTAGGTATGCAAGCGCTTCATATTACCAATCAGAATATAATATTTTCTAGAAATCCGGAAGGACGAAACCGTGTTAATACTATTTATATGGTGTCCTTTTTTATAGGTGGTGCTATCGGGACAACCTTAGGTGCCTTGGCTTGGGAACATTACAAATGGATAGGTGTTTCTGTTTTAGGATTGGTACTTTCTATTTTGATTTTAGTGGTTCATCTGCTTTACAAAAAACGAGTTTAAAACTAAAGATGTATGCTCTTAAAGAGATATACAGATTAGCATATAATAAAAATCCCGAACAACACTGCTCGGGATTTTTTTATGGTGTATAAAGTAAGTTGACTTGTTGTGCTCAGGTTTAGTTCATTTTAAATACTAAACCACCACCTAAACTAAATTGATAGATTGTAGAGTAGGTGCTTAATCCTGCAGAAGGCCCATAACCACTAAAATACAGTCCACCTCCAACAGTTTGTACTGCCGATAATAATTGCATTTGCATTTTTATACCTACTTTAGAGTTCATCCAGTAAACGCCTCCAAATTTTGCACCCCAAGCAAATTTAGTAGCTGTTTCGGTATTGCCATTATCAGGGTTCTCAATATTAGCAATTACCATACCTGCCATTAATCCTCCAAATCCTTGTAAAGGAGAATTTGTAGCTCCAAAATAACGATTACCTCCAATAAGAACATAATTAATAGCTAAATCGAAGTCTGCAAATCTTTCATTTACAAAAAAACCTTCGTCTAAATAGTAAGTAGGTGCTTTAGTGTCTTGGCGTAAGTATAATAATTCAACACCCATATATGGGCTCGTCTTAAATTCTAAACCAGCTCCCCATTGAAAACCATCTTCAATTTTTCCATCATAATAGCTTCCATAATCGTAGTATGAGTCAAATCTATCTTGGAATGTGTAAGATCCATATAGATTCACATTAAAATCTTGAGCTAATCCAATACTTGTAAAAAGAGTGAATAGCAATAAACTGATGTAAGTTTTTTTCATGTGTAGTGTTTTTATGGTTTGATTTTTTTTAAACAAATATAATTTTTATTGTGAGTTTGCTTTTTATAGAAATCAGTTTTTTTTAGTCCGTGTACGCTTCTTCAATTTTTCAATTTTATCTTTATAATATATAATAAGTTCGTCTATAAAATGTAGCGGGTTTTTATAAGTAGAAATTATAGCATAAAGCTCTGAGGCTTTTAAAACTTCTAACTCTTTTTCTAATTGTTTTAAGGTGAGTTGTAAAGCTTCTGTTTTACCTATGGTTGGAATATCTTTAGATTTTATATTCAGATTTATGTCTAAACTATCAGAAAATATTTGAGCATGAAGGGTTTGTAAGGCTTCTAAATTTTCATGCTTATATATATGTATCAGTTGTGTTGTAATTTCAGTAGCCGATTCCTGTTCATTAGGAGATAAACTAAATTTATCTGGATGTACATGTAACATGGCTTCCCTATATAATCGTTTTTTTAGCTGAAGTGTTTCTAAATCTGGAGTTGAATCCGAAGACAATTTTTGGTTCTGAGGTTGTAATCCTTTTGGCGCTTTATAATTCTTACCACGTTGCTTCTGGGCCAAACGATTGTCTTTCTTAGCTCGTTTTTGTTGCTTATATAAGGTGTTTAATTCTTGAGCTTCGATAATGTAATCTGTAAGATGTAATTGTAATACATCTTCGAAAGCTTGAATTTGATGATGTATAGTATCACGTTCTTGCGTTACAGCTTCAATAGAAATTTGAAGTTGTAATTGCTCGTCGTCTGGCGGTAAAATATTAGGAACTGTATTATTACTCATGAGACAAAAATAGGAGGATACATCAGAATAAAAAAGTAAAGTTGATATTGTATATTTATGAAAATCGCTTTCAAATTAGGCTAGAGTTAGTATAAGACCGTTCTTTGTAGCTTCAAATTAATCTGAAATTTATGTCTTTTAAAAAAATACTTCCTGTTCTTAAAGAAACGCTTGACCATTTAGAATTTGATGGTCCAACACCACTTCAGAAAAAAGTATTGTCTACTATAAAAAGTGGAGCAAATGTTTTCGGAATAGGAGCAGAAGGTAGTGGTAAATCTACGGCTATTGTGTTAAGTGTTATTCAAAAATTAAAAGGAGAAGCTGTTGGCGATGCGCCTCGAGCTATTGTTTTAGTGAAGGATAAAGCAGAAGCCTTGGCTTTAAAAGAGAAGTTTGAAGTGTTTTCTTCGGGAACAGATTTACGTGTGTATTGTATTTACGACGAACATAAAATAGAAGCGCAACGTGATGAAATTTATGTAGGAACAGACATTTTAATTGCGACTGTTAAGCGATTAAATAAATTGTATTTCTTAAATAGTATTCATTTAGCCGATGTACAATTAATTTGTATTGAAGATGCTCAGTTCTTAATCAGACAAAAAACGTACGATGAGGTTTGTCGTTTAGCAGAAAGTGTAGATAAATGCCAATATGTTGTTTTTGCAGATGCTTTCGATTCTCGATTAACACGATTTGAAGAAGCCTTCATGTTCGATGCCTATAAGTTTAAGGTGTAACTGTAATAGATTTATTACTAAATTGAATTCATTCTTATTCAGTTTGTATTAAATTGAATAGAGCGCTCAATTCTCAGTTTTTTTTATAACCTTGTCTTGTAAATAGAAATTGTAATGAAAAAAAATAGATTAGGAAATCGCTCCTTGGCCATTGCGGTAATTTGCATGGTGGGTTGTTTGGTTTTAAAATATTTTCATATCTATGAAGGCGATTGGTTAGACATTTTACTAGCTGGTTTCGAAGCTGCAGTTGTTGGTGGTGTTGCCGATTGGTTTGCTGTTCGTGCCTTGTTTCAGGAAATTCCTATTCCTATAGTTAAAAAGCACACCAATATTATTGTAAAAAGTCGAGAGAAGTTATCGGCTGGAATTGTCGATTTGGTGAATAACGAATGGTTGTCTAAGGATATGATTCGTGATAAAATCTCTACGGTATCTTTAGCAAAACCTATAGTCGATTATTTATTGGAAGACGATAATCAGGAAGCCATAAGAAAAACCTTAAAACCGGAATTAGAAGCTTTGGTTTTAAAATTAGATCAAGATGATGTTGTTCATACGCTAGAAGGCATTATAAGACCAGCTTTAAAAGGTAATAATTTAGCAGCACCTCTTGGTAATCTATTAAAGCAGACGGTTGAGAATAAAGATCATTACGGTATTCTTCAAGTATTTCTAGATGTATTAAAGGACAAAATAGCCTCAGATTCTACTTTAGAATTTTTAGTTACCGAAGTTCAAGTCTTAGTTAACAAACAAAAAGAAGGTTCTCAAATTAAAGGTTGGCTTGTTGGAGCAGGTCAATTATTCGGAGCAATAAAACCACAACGCATTGCCGAAGGTATTCAGGATCAATTAATTCAACTTATACACGATATTCAAGAAGACCCCGAACAACATAAAATTATTGTTGCTTTAGATGCGCAGCTTTACGATTATGGTGAACGTTTAACTTCTGGAGATGAAAAAGCACAAGCCGATGTGAATCAGTTTGGAGAACAATTTTTAGAACGATTACTGGATTCTGGCATTGTAAAACAAGGGTTAACACGCTTAAAAGTGATGGTTAAAGCGCATCTGTTCGAAGACGAAAACGAGTACACCGAGTTAATCCGTGATAAGGTAAACACCATGTTGCTATCTTTTCAGAATGATGATTCAAAGATTAAACAAACCGACTTGTGGTTAAAATCTACTTTACTTCAGCTTATCGATACCCATCATCATAAAATAGGGGAGCTGGTTGGCGAAAGCTTACAGAAATTATCGAATGTAGAATTGGTAAAACAAATAGAAAGTAAGGTTGGAGAAGATCTTCAGTATATACGTTTAAACGGTGCCATTGTTGGTGGTATCGTTGGAATGCTGATTATGATTGTTAAAATCTATGTATTGGGGATTTATTAAGTCTATTGGTTAAGTGTCACATTGCTAATGGTTTAATTTACTTGTATACACTGTCATTTGACTGATTTTGCAAGATTTTTTTGTAAGTAATAGATTGTT contains:
- a CDS encoding MFS transporter, with product MNKLSNSVLYLMSFSAGLVVANLYYNQPLLHQIAVDFGVTESQVSHVALSTQLGYAFGLFFIVPLGDKLSNHKILQFDFILMVISLLVAATAGSLWVLIVSSFFIGFTSSLPQLFVPMAAQLSDDKGRGRAIGIVMSGLLIGILGSRVISGFIGEQFGWRTMYFGATALMVLLFVLLRFKLPRLNPDFKGTYKDLFQSIVFYFKTEPELRLASLRGALSFAGLSVFWTTLVFLMEDEFGYGSTITGLFGLLGMVGALGATVVGKLNDKLPKNRIILFSTLLLIVSWGVFLVSGHSIFGLIVGVILVDLGMQALHITNQNIIFSRNPEGRNRVNTIYMVSFFIGGAIGTTLGALAWEHYKWIGVSVLGLVLSILILVVHLLYKKRV
- a CDS encoding DEAD/DEAH box helicase translates to MSFKKILPVLKETLDHLEFDGPTPLQKKVLSTIKSGANVFGIGAEGSGKSTAIVLSVIQKLKGEAVGDAPRAIVLVKDKAEALALKEKFEVFSSGTDLRVYCIYDEHKIEAQRDEIYVGTDILIATVKRLNKLYFLNSIHLADVQLICIEDAQFLIRQKTYDEVCRLAESVDKCQYVVFADAFDSRLTRFEEAFMFDAYKFKV
- a CDS encoding DUF445 domain-containing protein — translated: MKKNRLGNRSLAIAVICMVGCLVLKYFHIYEGDWLDILLAGFEAAVVGGVADWFAVRALFQEIPIPIVKKHTNIIVKSREKLSAGIVDLVNNEWLSKDMIRDKISTVSLAKPIVDYLLEDDNQEAIRKTLKPELEALVLKLDQDDVVHTLEGIIRPALKGNNLAAPLGNLLKQTVENKDHYGILQVFLDVLKDKIASDSTLEFLVTEVQVLVNKQKEGSQIKGWLVGAGQLFGAIKPQRIAEGIQDQLIQLIHDIQEDPEQHKIIVALDAQLYDYGERLTSGDEKAQADVNQFGEQFLERLLDSGIVKQGLTRLKVMVKAHLFEDENEYTELIRDKVNTMLLSFQNDDSKIKQTDLWLKSTLLQLIDTHHHKIGELVGESLQKLSNVELVKQIESKVGEDLQYIRLNGAIVGGIVGMLIMIVKIYVLGIY